A region of the Arachis hypogaea cultivar Tifrunner chromosome 15, arahy.Tifrunner.gnm2.J5K5, whole genome shotgun sequence genome:
ACGCTGTGTGAACACTGAAAAAAAGACAGATGAGAACTCAGAAgctatagttaaaaaaaaaaaaaagaaatggatTTCTCGGAGAAGGACCTGTTCGGCGAAGATTCCGACAACGAACAAGATGGGACCCGCTCAACGTCGCCGTCgtcgtcctcttcttcttccgCTTCATCCTCATCCTCGTCCTCTGCCTCTACCTCCAACGGCACTGAAGGTGAAGGCGGCGGCGGCGCCAACTCGACCTCCTCCGGCAGCAGAACGGCAAGCAGCGGCGCCGCCGCTGGAGACGACGATGACGAAAACGGCGATGAGGTGGAGCAAAGTAACAAGGCTTCTTACGCTAATTATAACGATCATGATGATGAGTATGAAGATAAAGATCTGTTTGGCTCTGACAATGAAGATTATTGTAAAACCCTTGTCAAAAGCCCTTACCCTATTCCCGGTATAATTCTCTCTGTTttcgttatttatttatttatttttattttacttacttTTAAAGTTTATGTTGCTCAATTGTTCTTCATGTGTTGCTTAACTATCGCTACTATCTTATTATATCCCTTTTGATgggagaaaaaagaaaatgagcatataaattataattccaAGTGAGAAATATAATTTTGACGATTCAGAAATGTTTTGTGTTGGGACTTTGGAGTGTAACTTCATTTGCTTCAACTCGAAGGCACTTTAGGGTTCTCATCCTAACAATTACAGCATCTGAAAAATTGTTAAAGTGGATTACAGAACTTGGCATTATTGAATTGTTTCCTTAATTTGTTTTAATGGTGAAGTGGGGGCAATCTAAAGAAAATAATCTAGCTAGACTTCTAGTGAGGGATTAGCTGATCCTTGGGTGCAACAATTGGGAAAAGAAGAAAGTTCTTGTTAATGATTATGGATTATTTCTAGCAACTGATCCCCCCCCCCTAAGGAAAGGTGGAGATTTAGCTTTTATGGTGCAAGCTAAGACCTTTTCCTTTTCTCACCCCTTCCCCTTTCCTTTAGCTCCACCAGAGAACATAGAATGACTGAATGAGGGGGAAAGATAGCACAACTTAGCACTtataagagaaaaaggaaaaaaaaaaaaccacaaaaatATAGTTATTTACCACTACATATAGAAGTCCTTGGGAGTGCACATAAGACTAAACTTCTTGAGTAACATCAATATTGCCTTGAGGATTTCATATAAACAGTTGATATGAAAATTCTGTAAATTATCTTAAAATTGTAAAAAGTTAAGCCAGCTATTAATTCCTTGTTTTTGTACTGATTTTGCTTTGTTTGGTTTCCTCTGGCAGTGTTGCCTGCCATTCGCAACACGAACAATCAGGGTAGAGGGGGTTTTGGTGGCCGCGGTCGTGGTCGCTGGCAGCCTGGGCATCAGAATGATAGAGGCGCCGGCCTTCTTCCTCGTCCTGGACCATATCCCCAGAGGCAAAATTTTGGGTATGGAAACAGGTTTTCCAATGGTCGCCACGATGAACGGTTTGTCTCTGAAATGAAGCTGTCTAAGAGCGAAGAAACTCTGTCAAGAAAGTGCATTGCTTTTCAGGAGGTAGAGAAATGCCAACGTTTTCCTATATTTCACCGCAGTTGCATTGAACAATTTAATGGTTGATTTGCTTAGTGATCGAGCATATCATTATTGAGATAATTTTTTTAAGCTCAATTTTAGATTTTCTCACAATGTTGAAAGTGgtgaggaaagaaaagaaaaatgaagtttGTTTGGTAAAACTGTAAAAGACAGCAAGATCATAATACAGTTTTGAGTCTTGATCAGGTTCGATTTAATACTGAAGTCAATATCTTGTTTCTTTATCTCTAACGACATTAGTTTGGTATAATTGTATGAATTTCCCTTTCTTGATGTACATTTCTGaatatttttttccttatttttttataGCCTTGTGAAATTGCCTGTTATAGTCGTGTAGAAGGTGGACAAGTATTTTTCGATGATCGTAGCGTGGTGAGCCATCTGTTGCTCTTCTGTTTGATTCTTTCCATTTGACTGAATGTGCAATAGGTTGTGATGATATTATGCTAATGAGTACTTTCTTTTCCTGTTTATTTAGAGGCTTTTTAAGCGTCTTATCTCTGAAGATGTTGGGGCTGATTTGAATGAAGGTTATGATACATTCATTCCCAAACAAGGTGCGTGATTTATCTGTAAATTTAACCTCTGGTTTGCGATTTTGAAAGTAATAATTTCGAATGCTACTCTGAAGATTTGTTCCTGAAAAGTATGTATGCTTCTGTTTATGTTAGTTatcctttttcttttgcttttattcCTTAAGCAGACTTAGGGTCAGAAGGCTTCGGTGACCTTCTTGCTTGCATTAGAGACAAAGGTATCCAACTTCAAAACAACATTCATTTTGTGGTATGTTGTATGTTTTCTCGTAATCTTTTTGTTTATAGCCAAATTAATTGCTGAATTCAGAAGGTTAGCTGTTAATCTTCATGTTCATTTTCATTCTTTGCAGACGTTCCGCAACAATCTTAACAAGGTATTTATTCATTTTGAATTATTTTGCTTCTAGTCAGAGTATTGCTATATCATTATTTGGAAATTGGTGAGCTAACTGGTAATAACCTTGTGAGTTTTCAACGTTAGCTGAGTACTTGACGATCTAATGAGCTAGCTAATGTCTTTGCAGATTATGGCTACAGCATATATCCGACATGAGCCTTGGGAAATGGGGGTGCACAAAAGGAATGGTGTTGTCTATCTTGATGTACATAAACTACCAGAAAGACCACAAAGTGATTTAGATCGCAGGAGGTACAGGGCTtacatatttatattttactAAGCTTGGCcgtgtaaatttaattttgaattgcAATGGAGAAAGACTAAGGCCCATATACAATAAAGACATGATTATTTAGCTCAGGGGAAATGGAAAGGATCTTGGTCAAGGGAAGCATTGATCTCGAAATGACTGTAATGGCATGCATTCATAGCCCACTATTATTTTCTGTCTACTTTATCTGATTAGAAAGATCTAATTACTTTGAATTTTTCATTGCACAAGCGTTAAGTTTTATATGTTTTGGCAATTAGATGTTATTGGGGATATTGTTTTGAGAGCCTTGCCACTGAAGATCCTACTAGAGATGATGGAGAGGGGATACATCATGTCAATGCCAATGTTGAATTTTGTACTGTGATTAAGACAAAATTAGGGGCCCACCGGATCTTGATGGGTGCTGAGATGGATTGCTGTGATTCGACTGATGAGGGAAAGAATTTTTATGTGGAGCTAAAGACAAGTCGCGAGGTTGGCTACCCTGTGTTTAACTTCAATCACAGCTTCTGTTCTCCTTTTTAAGTACTATTTGTGTTGGCTTCACAACATGAATCTATCATTTCTATTGATGCAGTTGGAATATCATACTGAggaaaaatatgagagagagaaaTTGTTAAAATTTTGGGTATGTCTCCTATATGTCCTGAATTTTTATGCGGTCATCAGTTGATCTCCATGTTTAAGAAATTCATGTGTCCTATGGACTCAAGAAAGTCTTGTTGCTTGCAGATTCAATCATTCCTGGCAGGTGTTCCGTATATTGTCATAGGATTTAGGTAATTAATTATTGTATTCATATAATTACAGTCTTAATCTCTCTTAATAGTTAAGACTAAAACGTTGTGCTGGAAAGTAACTCATTTTAAGTACAACTGATGAAATGGATGTTACCTAATGTAAACATGAACTGTGCTATGTTTCTTTGCATGCTTGACTAACGAAAATTCAACTTGGAAGTGATCGATGCCTTCTTTCATCTTAATTTAACATATTGTAGCTGTGATACAGGGATGATTCTGGTCGTCTTGTTCGGACAGAAAGACTTAGAACCAAAGATATTACACAGAGAGTAAAAATGAAGAACTACTGGCAGGTACATTTTGGCTGCCGTTAGATGCATAGTTGGATATGGATTTCTGAGTTGTAGTAAACTCCTGGCAGTGACATTTGTATCTAGGAATCTAGCATTTTCCAGATGTTGATTTTCTTCTCAGACATCAAGGCACATTTTAGCAAACTTTGTTTTTGTACATGCAATCGACTCTTCATAGAAAATTAAGAATGATTTAATCATCTCAAGAGAGCGCAAAAATCATAATCAGCTTATAAAAAATGTTGAATAGGACTTCACCTCCCctcattattaattttttttttgcttggcAGGGGGGAGTCTGCTTGGCTTTTGCTGACGAGGTATTATGCTGGCTGTATGGAACCGTTAAAGAAAGTGAGTATTATTAGACCCTTCATGTTTAGGGTGTTGCGCAAACATAAAAGAAATGATGTTTGTAAATCTTCTACCaactttctttcaattcataAAGCAGTTATAAAGGACAAACTTCTTCCAATGCCAGTTTCTAATgtgttaattttcattgtttcAGATGCAGATTATATATTGCAGTTTGCTCCACCCTTCAACCGTTTGGAGCTTTTGCAGGCTCAGTCTTGTCCAGATGCAATTACTAGTCATCTGGATTTGTTGTGAACAATTTGAGACCTTACAGTGATCATCATATACACAATTCATTATACAGAAGAAAAGGGGAAC
Encoded here:
- the LOC112747836 gene encoding NAD-capped RNA hydrolase DXO1-like yields the protein MDFSEKDLFGEDSDNEQDGTRSTSPSSSSSSSASSSSSSSASTSNGTEGEGGGGANSTSSGSRTASSGAAAGDDDDENGDEVEQSNKASYANYNDHDDEYEDKDLFGSDNEDYCKTLVKSPYPIPVLPAIRNTNNQGRGGFGGRGRGRWQPGHQNDRGAGLLPRPGPYPQRQNFGYGNRFSNGRHDERFVSEMKLSKSEETLSRKCIAFQEPCEIACYSRVEGGQVFFDDRSVRLFKRLISEDVGADLNEGYDTFIPKQDLGSEGFGDLLACIRDKGIQLQNNIHFVTFRNNLNKIMATAYIRHEPWEMGVHKRNGVVYLDVHKLPERPQSDLDRRRCYWGYCFESLATEDPTRDDGEGIHHVNANVEFCTVIKTKLGAHRILMGAEMDCCDSTDEGKNFYVELKTSRELEYHTEEKYEREKLLKFWIQSFLAGVPYIVIGFRDDSGRLVRTERLRTKDITQRVKMKNYWQGGVCLAFADEVLCWLYGTVKENADYILQFAPPFNRLELLQAQSCPDAITSHLDLL